A region from the Vicia villosa cultivar HV-30 ecotype Madison, WI linkage group LG3, Vvil1.0, whole genome shotgun sequence genome encodes:
- the LOC131656350 gene encoding agamous-like MADS-box protein AGL80: protein MTRKKVKLAFIENNTARKTTYNKRKKGLLKKVDEISTLCGIDACAIVYGPYDPQPEIWPSPSGVEKVLTKFKAAPEFDQSRRMVDQESFLKQRIGKAEKQLKRQWEDNKEKETTMLMFQCLNAGKVVQNDMSMDDLNDLSCMIDHNLRKIGRRIDSGDSENFTHQNQSESQVLAAQSQVQLPIAPPLPPPPPPLPTAPENDEIEMMSRLGWL, encoded by the coding sequence ATGACTAGAAAGAAGGTGAAGCTTGCTTTCATTGAGAATAATACTGCAAGGAAAACAACTtacaataaaaggaaaaagggtTTATTGAAAAAGGTAGATGAAATATCAACCCTTTGCGGTATCGATGCTTGTGCGATAGTTTATGGCCCATACGATCCTCAACCTGAGATCTGGCCATCTCCGTCGGGAGTTGAAAAGGTGCTTACGAAATTCAAGGCAGCGCCTGAGTTTGATCAAAGCAGAAGGATGGTGGATCAAGAGAGTTTTCTGAAACAAAGAATTGGGAAGGCTGAAAAGCAACTTAAAAGGCAATGGGAAGATAACAAAGAGAAAGAGACAACCATGCTGATGTTTCAGTGTCTCAATGCTGGGAAGGTCGTGCAGAACGACATGTCGATGGATGATTTGAATGATCTTTCTTGCATGATTGATCATAATTTGAGGAAGATTGGTAGAAGGATTGATTCGGGTGATAGTGAAAATTTTACTCACCAAAATCAAAGTGAAAGTCAAGTCCTGGCTGCTCAAAGCCAAGTCCAACTCCCCATAGCACCGCCACTGCCACCACCACCACCGCCACTCCCAACCGCACCTGAGAATGATGAAATTGAAATGATGAGTAGGTTGGGATGGCTATGA